A part of Carassius carassius chromosome 32, fCarCar2.1, whole genome shotgun sequence genomic DNA contains:
- the pla2g4f.1 gene encoding cytosolic phospholipase A2 zeta has product MLKREVKPYWNLSVKVLHAKIHQSYDYLSASDCYVILNLPTASTRTNRTKTIANSNNPEWNETFNFRVHSNIKNILEILIYDEDPLMRDDQCATILFDINNLTPGKKETKCFIINDKNKNELWVEFEITMSSETPTPCFSNGVLVAGPFCELNVEIDKLLKKTEATQNMVLKLKGAYKEDFVISNSEESSSFLKTLRYFINRDLETELFLTSDTIVSSENVGTVVVDAAVPDPVDIGLTSIPLKPLPAKQQMTVSWPLGENKVDLQLKRDDRSDEELDVRLEFDIPVEEKNFLLKRKKVVSQALQKALKLSSVPEPSKVPVVAVVCSGGGSRALISTYGSLQGLQKIQLLDAVSYITGVSGATWALGSIYGDPNWSKGGFDKSMESIKKELSKKVYSMFSSEQLKEYKQRMEAREKEGHLVSLIDMWGLALEYLFQGKKPMGTLSGMQKTVSEGQNPLPIFTAVNIKQGKTESIIDAEWCEFTPYEVGFPKYGAFVPAQNFGSEYYLGHMVKKLPETGLSFLVGMWSSIFSINLTEIWSLATGVKPSWTPWCGEGVSNTETDSKPSALGTYLINPVTDFAKMLCGFMTSRPIVSQMYNFLRGFNMHCRYNENTSFIAWKEAHPDAFPNTMTPADPVISLVDAGFALNAGFPPLVHSHRQVDVILSINYSWEPDQFKVIKQSQEYCADRKIPFPKIDFKKVESEPLKEVYVFEDKDNPEAPIVLHFPLVNVSFKQFKAPGVKREGEKEQKEGAVDVEFNSSTSPYLTRKLTYTPEDFQSLINLTSYNIQNNKDVILNALNKALNRKGERQTGDDSQGKKEMAAVGKTSSVSTPKTGSQKT; this is encoded by the exons ATGCTTAAG AGAGAAGTCAAGCCGTACTGGAATTTGTCAGTCAAAGTTTTGCATGCGAAGATCCATCAGTCCTATGACTACT TGTCTGCGTCTGACTGCTATGTCATCCTGAACTTACCCACGGCATCGACCCGTACAAATCGCACCAAGACTATAGCAAATAGCAATAATCCTGAATGGAATGAAACTTTCAATTTCAGAGTGCACAGTAACATCAAG AACATTCTAGAGATCTTGATCTATGATGAGGATCCATTAATGAGAGACGACCAGTGTGCCACTATCCTATTTGACATCAATAACCTCACACCTGGGAAAAAGGAGACCAAGTGCTTTATAATAAATGACAAG aacAAGAATGAACTGTGGGTAGAGTTTGAGATCACTATGAG CTCTGAGACACCAACGCCATGCTTCTCTAATGGAGTTTTGGTG GCAGGTCCTTTTTGTGAGCTGAATGTGGAGATAGACAAGCTTCTAAAGAAGACTGAAg CAACGCAGAACATGGTGTTAAAACTGAAAGGGGCATACAAAGAGGATTTCGTGATCTCAAATTCTGAGGAGAGCTCCAGCTTCCTGAAAACGTTACGTTACTTCATTAACCGAGACCTGGAAACTGAACTTTTTCTGACCTCAGATACTATTGTCAGCTCAGAAAAT GTTGGGACAGTAGTAGTGGATGCTGCTGTTCCAGACCCTGTGGACATTGGATTGACTTCTATCCCTTTAAAACCATTACCAGCCAAACAGCAGATGACAGTCTCTTGGCCTCTGGGAGAG aatAAGGTTGATCTGCAACTGAAAAGAGATGATCG CTCTGATGAAGAGTTGGATGTGCGTCTGGAATTTGATATCCCAGTGGAAGAAAAGAATTTTCTGCTGAAgagaaaaaaagttgtgtcaCAGGCTCTACAGAAAGCCCTGAAGCTCAGCTCTGTACCTGAGCCCAGCAAG GTCCCAGTGGTGGCTGTGGTGTGTTCCGGTGGTGGGAGCAGAGCATTAATAAGCACATACGGTAGCCTTCAGGGTCTGCAGAAGATCCAGCTTCTTGATGCAGTCAGCTACATCACAGGGGTTTCAGGTGCCACTTG GGCCCTAGGCTCTATTTATGGAGACCCTAACTGGTCAAAGGGTGGCTTTGACAAGTCTATGGAGTCTATAAAGAAGGAACTCTCTAAAAAGGTGTACAGTATGTTTTCCTCAGAGCAGCTAAAGGAATACAAACAGAGGATGGAAGCGCGAGAGAAGGAAGGACACCTTGTGTCTCTCATCGACATGTGGGGTCTGGCTTTAGAGTATCTTTTCCAAGGGAAG AAGCCCATGGGTACACTATCTGGAATGCAGAAAACAGTGTCTGAAGGCCAGAACCCTCTCCCCATATTCACAGCTGTTAACATAAAGCAAGGCAAAACAGAAAGTATAATAGATGCAG AATGGTGTGAGTTTACTCCATATGAGGTTGGATTTCCCAAATACGGTGCCTTTGTACCCGCACAGAATTTCGGGAGTGAATATTACCTCGGGCACATGGTCAAGAAACTCCCTGAAACTGGATTGTCCTTTCTTGTAG GAATGTGGAGCAGCATTTTCTCTATAAATCTGACAGAAATCTGGAGTCTTGCCACAGGAGTCAAGCCTTCCTGGACACCTTGGTGTGGAGAAGGAGTGAGTAACACAG AGACTGATAGTAAACCATCAGCACTTGGCACATATCTGATCAACCCTGTGACTGACTTTGCTAAAATGCTGTGTGGCTTTATGACCAGCCGTCCCATTGTCAGCCAGATGTACAACTTCCTGAGAGGCTTCAACATGCACTGCAGATACAACGAGAACACAAGCTTCATTGCATGGAAAG AAGCACACCCAGATGCCTTTCCTAACACCATGACTCCAGCTGATCCTGTGATAAGTTTAGTAGATGCTGGATTTGCCTTAAATGCAGGATTTCCTCCTTTGGTTCACTCTCACAGACAAGTGGATGTTATTCTGTCTATAAATTACTCTTGGGAACCAGATCAGTTTAAG GTCATAAAGCAATCTCAGGAATACTGTGCTGATCGGAAGATTCCATTTCCAAAGATCGATTTCAAAAAGGTGGAGTCAGAGCCACTGAAGGAAGTTTACGTGTTCGAGGATAAAGACAATCCGGAAGCTCCCATAGTGCTTCACTTTCCCTTGGTCAATGTCTCATTCAAGCAGTTCAAAGCTCCTG GAGTGAAGAGGGAGGGTGAGAAGGAGCAGAAGGAGGGAGCAGTTGATGTTGAATTTAACAGTAGCACCTCCCCATATCTCACCCGCAAATTGACTTACACACCAGAGGACTTCCAGAGTCTCATCAACCTCACTTCCTACAACATCCAAAACAACAAAGATGTCATTTTGAATGCGCTAAACAAAGCATTAAACCGAAAAGGAGAAAGGCAAACAGGTGATGATAGTCAAGGCAAAAAGGAGATGGCAGCTGTAGGAAAGACCAGTTCAGTGTCTACACCAAAAACAGGATCACAAAAAACATGA
- the pla2g4f.2 gene encoding cytosolic phospholipase A2 delta, which yields MLKKEFMPYWNLSVTVLRGKFSRSYDLFSKCDCYVVLKLPTACACCHRTRTVKNSNAPNWNEAFHFRVHSGVKNILEFHIFDADKLTKDDYFSTILFDIDNLIPGQKQTKCFITDEKKSELWVEFEVTVSSEKPEPYFSNGVLMAGPFCALDVKVEKRLRTKVAKDMMLKLRGAYKEDCLIPGSEENLSYTQSIRYYINRDLETEFSLIPPKAGEEVEGINSKIADILSSVPIKPLPAKQQIKLSMPIGKDEVDLQLSTEGRSDEKLDVRLDFDIPLEENNFLVKRRKVVSQALQKALKLSSAPEPSKVPLVAVVCSGGGTRAMTGTFGSLRALQKLQLLDTVSYITGISGSTWTMASLYGDANWSNNDLNVVLETVKKEISKSVFSVFSIEQLLHYKEKMEEREKEGHLVSLVDMWGLAIEYLIQGKKEMGTLSDQQMALSKAQNPLPIYTALNMKNGKKGCTIETEWCEFTPYEVGFTKYGAFIPAQNFGSEYYLGHVIKKLPESGIYSLLGIWSSVFSLSLTQLWSTVTGVIPSWASKVGEEVNQTDDKPSTSDTLQVSPMTSLAKKLSNFLTSRPIISQVFNFLRGFHLHRNYSENCAFTTWKETHPDAFPNSLTPADATLGLVDSAFVLKSGFPPVLRSNRRADVILSLNYAWDTDQFKVIKQTQEYCTDRKIPFPKIDYKKLESEPIREVYVFEDKENPDVPIVLHFPLVNVSFKQFKSPGVKREGKAEMKEGDFDIDFTSAFCPFATHHLTYKPEDFQKLTNLTTYNILNNKDVILNTLNKALQRNMERSSATKVSKF from the exons ATGCTGAAG AAAGAGTTCATGCCGTACTGGAACCTCAGTGTCACAGTGCTGCGGGGAAAATTCAGTCGGTCGTATGACCTTT TCTCTAAATGTGACTGCTACGTCGTATTAAAATTACCCACGGCCTGCGCTTGCTGCCATCGCACCAGGACTGTGAAAAACAGTAATGCACCAAATTGGAATGAAGCGTTTCATTTCAGAGTTCACAGTGGAGTCAAG AACATTCTGGAATTCCACATATTTGATGCTGACAAGTTAACGAAAGATGACTACTTCTCCACCATCCTATTCGACATCGATAACCTCATACCTGgacaaaagcaaacaaaatgctTCATTACAGATGAG AAAAAGAGTGAGCTGTGGGTGGAGTTTGAGGTGACTGTGAG CTCTGAGAAGCCTGAACCATACTTCTCTAATGGAGTGCTGATG GCAGGTCCATTCTGTGCACTGGATGTGAAGGTGGAAAAACGTCTAAGGACTAAAG TGGCGAAGGACATGATGTTAAAACTGCGAGGCGCTTATAAGGAAGACTGTTTGATCCCAGGCTCTGAGGAAAACCTCAGCTACACACAGAGCATTCGCTATTACATCAACCGAGACCTGGAGACTGAGTTTAGTCTCATCCCACCAAAG GCTGGGGAAGAAGTGGAAGGGATAAATTCAAAGATTGCAGACATACTGTCGTCAGTCCCTATTAAACCATTACCGGCCAAACAGCAGATTAAACTCTCCATGCCCATTGGAAAG GATGAAGTGGATCTGCAACTAAGCACAGAGGGACG ctCTGATGAAAAGTTGGATGTGCGTCTGGATTTTGATATTCCACTGGAAGAAAATAATTTTCTGGTCAAGAGACGCAAAGTCGTGTCACAAGCTCTTCAGAAAGCTTTGAAGCTCAGCTCTGCACCTGAACCAAGCAAG GTTCCATTGGTGGCTGTTGTGTGTTCTGGCGGCGGGACCAGAGCAATGACTGGCACATTTGGAAGCCTAAGAGCTCTTCAGAAACTCCAGCTTCTTGATACAGTCAGCTACATCACAGGGATTTCTGGCTCCACCTG GACTATGGCTTCTCTTTATGGTGATGCTAACTGGTCAAACAATGACCTAAATGTGGTTTTGGAGACTGTAAAGAAGGAGATTTCAAAAAGCGTGTTTAGTGTATTTTCCATTGAGCAGCTACTGCACTACAAAGAGAagatggaagagagagagaaagaaggacaCTTAGTATCTCTTGTCGATATGTGGGGTCTTGCTATTGAATACCTCATCCAAGGGAAG aaagaAATGGGTACACTATCTGACCAGCAGATGGCACTATCAAAGGCCCAGAACCCTCTTCCCATCTACACCGCTCTCAACATGAAGAATGGCAAGAAAGGATGTACCATAGAGACTG AATGGTGTGAGTTCACCCCATATGAGGTTGGATTTACCAAGTATGGTGCCTTCATTCCGGCACAGAACTTTGGGAGTGAATATTACCTCGGCCACGTGATCAAGAAACTCCCTGAATCTGGAATTTACTCTCTATTGG GGATATGGAGCAGTGTTTTCTCTCTGAGTCTGACTCAGCTTTGGAGTACTGTCACTGGAGTGATTCCATCCTGGGCCAGCAAAGTTGGGGAAGAAGTGAATCAGACAG ATGACAAACCATCAACGTCGGACACACTTCAGGTCAGCCCTATGACTAGTTTGGCAAAAAAGCTGAGCAACTTTTTGACCAGCCGTCCCATTATCAGCCAAGTGTTCAACTTTCTTAGAGGCTTCCACCTTCACAGGAACTACAGTGAGAACTGTGCCTTCACCACATGGAAAG AAACACATCCAGACGCCTTCCCAAACTCCCTGACACCAGCAGACGCCACACTTGGCCTAGTGGACTCTGCTTTTGTCCTGAAGTCAGGATTCCCTCCTGTGTTACGGTCTAACAGACGGGCAGACGTCATTCTGTCTCTGAACTACGCTTGGGACACGGACCAGTTCAAG GTCATAAAGCAAACTCAGGAGTACTGCACTGATCGCAAGATTCCATTTCCAAAGATTGACTACAAAAAGTTGGAGTCTGAGCCGATTAGGGAAGTTTATGTGTTTGAAGATAAAGAGAATCCAGATGTTCCCATAGTACTTCACTTCCCCTTGGTTAATGTCTCATTCAAGCAGTTCAAGTCTCCTG GAGTGAAGAGAGAGGGTAAGGCAGAGATGAAGGAAGGAGATTTTGATATTGACTTCACTAGTGCGTTCTGTCCATTCGCCACTCACCATCTTACATACAAACCTGAGGACTTCCAGAAGCTGACCAACCTCACCACCTACAACATTCTGAACAACAAAGATGTCATTTTAAACACATTGAACAAAGCGCTTCAGAGAAACATGGAGAGAAGTTCTGCTACAAAAGTGTCAAAATTCTGA